The window GATGTATCAACCTTTGAGAAATCGCTAAGCATGGGATCGATTTCGTCTCTGTCATAATAGTCGTTGACCATCTTCTTGAGCACTTCGATCGCTTCGGAAGAGGTTTTTACCTCGGGATCCGCAAACGCTTCACGCAGCGCGTTCATCAGATTGGCATACAGCGACAGACGGCGATATTTCAAAGCGATCTGGCAGATAATGTTGTCACGGTGCTCCATCTTGCGGGTGAATTCCTTCAGATAGGCCAAAGAAGACGGAATCAGGAAGAAGGCCTTTTCCAGCTTCGGGTTGGCAATGAGGTCGGCGATCATGCCGTTGCGGAATGCGATCGTATCGGCATCGTTCGTCGTCAGGTCGTACAGCTGTTCAATCGACAGCGTAAATCCGGTGCCGAGGAACATATTCTCGACCAATGCCTCCAATCTGAGGTTTTGAATGTTCTTATCCCGTCTGACAACGTCAAATGTGACTTGTTCTTTGCTCGCGGGATAGAGCAAGGGGTTTTTCATTGGTTGATCATCCTTTCCAATTGTGTGTATATGTCATCGGTACCGATCAGTACCGCAGGATCGATGTTGACGCCATTTACTTTGATATTGAAATGCAGATGAGGACCGGTGGCGTATCCCGTGGAGCCGACTTCTCCGATTTTTTCACCCGTTGAGACCGTCTGCCCCGTCTCGACGGATATAACCGATAAATGATTATAATAGCTAAATATGTTGAAACCGTGAGCAATGATCACTGTATTGCCATAAAATTTTAAATTTCCCGCATATGCAATGCGTCCTGCTCCGGCGGCAATGACCGGATCGCCTTCATCGGCGGCGATGTCGTATCCCGAATGTGCCGAACTGTACTCTTCGTTGGTATAGCGGCGCATCCCGTATTGGGTGGAGATTCGCCCCTGGGCCGGCATGACGAATCCGCCGGTAAAGAGCAGCTCCTGTGGGGAAGTTTTCGTCGCCTGTTCGATGATTTCCTTATCGTCGCTGAGATTTGAACTGCTGCCCGCATTCGCTGTCGACGAACCGGAAACAACCGTTAAATCCTGTCTGTCAAAGGTTCTGTCAATAAATTGGATGGCTTTGTGTGCGATGACCTCGTATTCTCCGTCTTCCGACCGAAGGATCTCAACATCCCCGGTCTTGGTGGTCGTGCTCGACAGTGGCACGAAACCGATGAAAAATCCGTCTTCCTGAATCAGCGGAAAAACCTTTGAGGTCACTTCGCTGAACCGTGCCCAAAGGGCATTTTCGCCGCTTCCTCCCACCCGTATGATCAAAAATTCTCCGGGGCGGATTTCTTCCGAGGAAACCTCCAGCGTGACGGGAGCCGTTGTGTCGGAAGAAATATTTTGGGACGACTGGCTTTGAATTTCCGATTCCGAGGATACCGGATAACTCGATTTGGTCTGCGTCTCCGAGGCCGGTAAAATCACGGGATTTCCGGTTTGGGAAGAAGTTGTCCCGCTTGCTGTACAGCCGCAGAAGAACAGCATACAGGCTACGGCCGCAAAGACAAAACGTCTCATTTCTTTAGCAGCTCTTTTTGATCTTTCAGCAAATCGCGGATCTCGGTGAGAAGGACTTCTTCTTTGGATGGTACTGCCGGTGCGGGTGGTTCCGCCTTCTTTTCTTCCTCTTTCCTCGCCTCGGCCAGCTTCCGCATACCGTTGACAGCCTTTACGACAAAGAACAGGCACAGGGCAATGATGATGAAATCGACAATCGTCTGAATGAAGTTGCCGTAATTCAGTGTTACTGCAGGCGTATCGCCTACGGCTTCTTTGAGTACGAGATTCAATTCGGAGAAATTTACGCCGTCCAAAAGCACACCGATCGGAGGTGTAATGATGTCTGCGACAAAGGAAGAGACAATTTTCCCGAACGCAGCGCCGACGACGACACCGATGGCCATGTCGAATACGTTGCCTTTGACCGCAAACTCTTTGAATTCTCCGAAAAACTTCTTCATCGGATCAAGCCCTTTCCGGTGAGATGAAAACCGCACGCGCGCACACGCGTGTGTCGCATACGCATACGCATACAAGCGTAAAATTATTATATAATGTTTCAAGACCGCTTGTCAACCACAAATATGGCAAAATCGACAAAAATGTTTTCCATTCCGAACGATTTTTTGCCCTTCGTATTACAGAATATTGATCGCAACCTCTGCCCACTTGATCGTGAACGGCTCGCGCATCGCTGCGATCTCGGCGATGTGTGCAACGGGCATACCGGGCTTGTTGATGATTTCGAACGCGTGATATTCCAAACCCGGATAATACGGCGCCGGTAAAGCGACCTTTCCGATATAACTTAATTTTTCGGAGTCGAGGAAGACGTCGAAATCCTCTGCTGCAAGGCCCCTGCCCTCATCAACGCCCAGCACGAGGCGCATTTTCGCATCCGAAGAAACCTTGCCGACCGGAATGCGCAAGGTCTTGTATTCGGGCTTTCCGACATAAGCCGGATTTCCGCTGCCTCTGCGCGCGCATTCCACCGGCAGCGGATTTTTATGCGGCACGCCGGGCGCTTTTACATCGCAATAAGTCACGATATGACGGCGCGGTTTACCCATGAGCATTTCTTCGGAACCGAGTTCGCAGAGCAGCTGCTTATATTGTTCTCCCTTGAACAAAGGTTTTTGTCCGGAGAGGTCGTCCATGTAGTTGAACAAATATACGCTGTCGGCGCCCATCGCCAAATTGGCTGCGGCTGTCCCCCGTGCGGTCTCAACGCTGTTGACCATAATGGACTTTTTGGGCTCGGTGAACATGGCATCAATCAGAAATTCCTGTCCGGCGGCAAGTTTTACCGATTTTCCGGCCAGAATCTTTTTCCACAGATCAAGCGGCATATCGTTGTCAGAAGTCGCCCAACGAGGGGTGATCGTGATCAGATTGACAAGACCTTCATCTGCCCAAGTGAAGAAATCAAACCCGAGCCGCAAAGCGAGCAGCGGGTCGGCCGGCAGCCGCGTGGCAATTTGAATCGGATGGCCCCACTTTTTCTCGGCTTTATCGGCTTCTTTGCGGATGCGTTCCATCAGCTCGGTGATCAATTTTGCGCCCTGTTCCTCACAACCGATGCGCAGCGAATAAATCTCGCGCATCCAGTCCATCTCAAGACCGTACATATCGAATTTTCGGAGTACTTCCGCCACGAGCGCAAACAGGTGGTCCCGAACCTCGGGGTAGCAAAAATCGAGCGCGTTGTCGTAATAATCGCAGGCGCCGACGCTATGGTGCTGTCCGCGGCGTTTTTCTTTGTTCTCGCGGAAAAAGCTCGAATGCAGGAAATTATCCTCGTCGTCATTGTTATGGATGTCGTTGGTGCGGAGGGATATCCACGGATTGATGCCGATCTCACGCAGTCTGGCGAGCCAGATCGTATACATATCCAGACCCTGGCCGTAATAAATATCCTTGAGTGTCTCGATGTAGCCGCCGTTTGCGTCAGGATATTCCCCGCTGAGATCACCGCCGGCTTTTTTAATCCGCTCATAATTCCCGATGGCGTTATCGCGGCTTTCACTGGGGAACCAGCCGATGCTGCCGTTCACGTTGAAGAAAAAATCGGTGATGCCGGTATCTTTATATTGATCAACAAATTCGTGCAGTTCCTTCAAACCCACTTTGATGTGGCTGCGAAACCGGCTGTATACAAAGTGATTGCAGTCCTCGTTGAAAATAATTCCGCTCATAATGGCACTCCTTTACTTAATTGAAAATCCGCAAATCAACCTCGTCAAAGAGAAAGGCAAGCCGAAAAGGCCTGCCGTTTACTGTGGTTGATATCAGCTCCGTCGGCATGCCTTTTTAATCAGCAAGATAAGATTTTATCAATGCCGTCATCAGCTCGTCCCTGTCGATCTTTCGAATCAAAGAACGAGCGTTTTTATAGGTGGTGATGTAGGTGGGGTCTTCCGACAGGATATAGCCGACGATCTGATTAATCGGGTTATATCCCTTTTCCGCCATCGCGTCAAAAACAGCGGTCAGAATCTGTTTCATCTCGCCGTCCTTATCGCCGGGGATTAAAAAGGGCTTGGTCGGCTCGGACGGGGTCTGAGGAGCCGTATTGTTTTCATTCATGCATCGCACCTCCCAGAGACATTTGCTATTATGAATAATGTTATTATACCTTATGCCCGCCCGAATTGCAATATACCGATTTAATTTTTGGCACAATCATCCAATTCAAGACAATAGAATATCCGAACGATCAAACCGCCCGGATATCCATGAAGAGGGTTATACTTTTTTTCTCACCGCAAACCAGAGTTCGACAGTTCCCTTTTTCTCATCGCCGCCGTAAACCTCGAGATTGAGCCCGTCTGCTTGTTCGTATTCCGCCGTCGCAAGCCATCCCGAAAAGAAGTTTTTATACAGCGTATTGATGACGCTGCCAACATCGTTCCAGTCAAACAGCTTCGACGGAAATATGGCCCAGGTGTACGCGGGGATATCAGCGACCGTGTAGCCGCTCATATCGCTGTCCTTGCCCCGGAATGCGCAGAGCATATACGGGAACGTGTCGGCGGGGGTTTTGCGGTAGTCACAGATACCATGCACCCTACAGCGATTTTTGCCGACAAATTCGGGCACCTCTCCTGCGTTTTTGACCAGCCGGTCATATTCTCCGTCCGACTGACATTGATCCCAGAGTTCGTGCGGGGTTTTGGGCGGTTCTCCTGTTCCGTCAAAACGGAACATGCCGTCGGATCGAAATACCTCTTCGATGCCGAAGACCTGAAAGGCCTCTTTTGTCTCAATACGATAATCCATTTCGGTTTCTCCTTTAATCGTAATTTGAAAGGAGATTCTCGGGAAGGCTTTCAGGGTGACGCCTTCGGCGCGCGCTGCCGTCGGAGTGACCCCGTGCATCGCCGCAAACGCCCGCGAAAAGGATACCGGTGATTCATAGCCGTATTTGAGCGCAAGATCGATAACTTTGACGTCGCTGCTTTGCAATTCGACCGCAGCTTGTGTCAACCGCCGTTTGCGGATATAGTCTGCCAGCGAGAGGTCGGTGATGTAGGAAAAAATACGTTGAAAATTGGAAGATGAGCAGCAGGCCTTCTTCGCAACAATCTCACTGTCAATTTCCCCGGCCAGATTTGCCTCGATATATTCAAGCGCCGCGTTCATTCGGGTCAGCCAATCCAAGATCGTCCCTCCTTTCGATCAAAGTATAGCGAAAACCCGGGGATAAGTCGCAACTTTTACCGC is drawn from Oscillospiraceae bacterium and contains these coding sequences:
- the mscL gene encoding large-conductance mechanosensitive channel protein MscL gives rise to the protein MKKFFGEFKEFAVKGNVFDMAIGVVVGAAFGKIVSSFVADIITPPIGVLLDGVNFSELNLVLKEAVGDTPAVTLNYGNFIQTIVDFIIIALCLFFVVKAVNGMRKLAEARKEEEKKAEPPAPAVPSKEEVLLTEIRDLLKDQKELLKK
- a CDS encoding effector binding domain-containing protein yields the protein MDWLTRMNAALEYIEANLAGEIDSEIVAKKACCSSSNFQRIFSYITDLSLADYIRKRRLTQAAVELQSSDVKVIDLALKYGYESPVSFSRAFAAMHGVTPTAARAEGVTLKAFPRISFQITIKGETEMDYRIETKEAFQVFGIEEVFRSDGMFRFDGTGEPPKTPHELWDQCQSDGEYDRLVKNAGEVPEFVGKNRCRVHGICDYRKTPADTFPYMLCAFRGKDSDMSGYTVADIPAYTWAIFPSKLFDWNDVGSVINTLYKNFFSGWLATAEYEQADGLNLEVYGGDEKKGTVELWFAVRKKV
- a CDS encoding IreB family regulatory phosphoprotein; the encoded protein is MNENNTAPQTPSEPTKPFLIPGDKDGEMKQILTAVFDAMAEKGYNPINQIVGYILSEDPTYITTYKNARSLIRKIDRDELMTALIKSYLAD
- a CDS encoding M23 family metallopeptidase, whose amino-acid sequence is MRRFVFAAVACMLFFCGCTASGTTSSQTGNPVILPASETQTKSSYPVSSESEIQSQSSQNISSDTTAPVTLEVSSEEIRPGEFLIIRVGGSGENALWARFSEVTSKVFPLIQEDGFFIGFVPLSSTTTKTGDVEILRSEDGEYEVIAHKAIQFIDRTFDRQDLTVVSGSSTANAGSSSNLSDDKEIIEQATKTSPQELLFTGGFVMPAQGRISTQYGMRRYTNEEYSSAHSGYDIAADEGDPVIAAGAGRIAYAGNLKFYGNTVIIAHGFNIFSYYNHLSVISVETGQTVSTGEKIGEVGSTGYATGPHLHFNIKVNGVNIDPAVLIGTDDIYTQLERMINQ